The genomic region aactcaatttttttttttttcgtttcccTTCGCCTACACGATGAGAGAGTTAATGCCAAAATAATTTATGAGCCACTGGGCTTATTTTAGTTTTAACGTGTGGGTTGTTGAGACGGTATTTAAAGGCTTGGATGTGAGAAAAGTTATGAAACATTGACTCGAAGGAAAATAGAGCTTATCTGGTTCTTGATGAAAGATTGGACAGTGGAGGTCGACGAGGATATGATGACGTCAGACTTGAAGCATCATCTTTGGTTTGGAGTAGCAGAGATCCCTACCGAGTACGTGCGTAGTTGCTGATTTGATAttgtacatatatacacacatacgcATACACACTAACTGCATATTGTTTGGTAAGATAATAAGTTTTATCTGTTTTAGCCTAAAAAAGTGGATAGTAGGTTTCATCTGAATGTTCAAGAATTGTTTGTATTTACACGTATTAACTTCGGTGTGcagtaaacattttcttttgctCTTAAGTATACGACCTGAAACGTTACCAGTGCGATTAAAAGTACCGCAACGGAAAAACGTACATTGTATTAACTGTGTATGTGTTCTGAAATTTAACATCAGATAACAATGTATTCATCATATCTTTATACAAGATTTATGACAGTGTGCCATTATTTTCTGTAAGTTGAAATATCGATGTAATTCCCGTTTTTGCAGCACGTTTTTCCATCTCGTTTAAAAgtaaactgttataaaacattttttttcctgatTGGTTAATCGTGATATGTAAGTATTCAGTCATCACCACTTTTGTAACTACGCTTTTAGTGTTTTCTATACCATATCctctatatataatatttctagtAGATCAGTTCGAGACTACTTCTTTAATAATAatctatttaaaaagttttaatccGAATGAGTTTAAAGTGTAAGTTGCTGAGCCGTTATTGCCGTTCGCGCATCATTCTTTTTGCATGACCCTCCAGTGTCACAGCTGTATGtttgcggacctacaacgctagaaatcggatttcgatacctttggtgggcagagcacaaatagcccattgtactTAACTTCCAATAAAAACTGGTTGCATGCTTCGTAACTTTAGTAAACAAGTTAGTACTTTGTGGACAGTAGATAGCATAACAAGtcaaaaaactttgttttttacgTCAATTTTATGATGTTCAAGAAGTAAACAAAGATGGAGATTTTCATCAGTTTTTTAACGATTGCCAACTTGTGTGAGTACTTCTTTATTCCGTGGAATGTGAAACATTTATGTAGCTGTTGTATAAAGAAGTTCATGAACTAAAAGTAGGACAACCATTCCATCGAAGATGTACTTCTTTTGCTAAAGTAGGACGAAAAGTTCAACCGTAACGTCAACTAATCTAATCACGACCGTGAACTGAAATGGCTGAAGGTAGAAGTCAATATctatcttgtttgtttgaagttaagcacaaagctacacagtggactctctgtgctctgtccaccacgagtatcgaaacccggtttctagcactgtaagtctgcagacattccgcttgAAAATTTGCCTTAACGAAATTCATGATGTATAATTTGTGAACTACATCTATTCAAGAAAAACAGACTCCAGTTTACAAAATTCAACATTAATGTATATAActgaaaaattatctttatatgtgtatgtgtgactTTGATCAGTCTTCAATAAACAGTGACACCTGGAAAGTAGAAGCGTAGTGCATCATGACTTTATATATCAACACATGCACACAAACGGATATAGAGgaatatattttgaatacttttaaaCTGTATACACGTAGAAATGAGTAGTAAGTTATTGTGTAAATTATATgagttatttattaactttccACAATTTAACTTAGATAATTGGCAATACTTTGTCTTTTGCAATTgcagttatataaaataattacgttacaattttaatttcaaactagATATCTTAACTTCTCTAACATATCCTCACAGAGAAGCGGTATATATGTATAGTCACTTTATTCATCCCTACAATGTTGGAGGCTGCATGTACATGGGGTATTACATATGAGGATTTTTTTTAGCAATATGGAAAGATTttcattcaaattaaaaatataaagtgtgttttacaGCTGTTTTTccgtgaaaatatttttttaaaaaatcacccCATTTTAGAGTCAGGCAggtaacagtaacatttatatatgGGAAATTTAGTCAATGTTTTAccaaaaatttgtaaaatgtatcTTCGGGTTTATTTTCTCTCGAAATATAAAAACTCTACATACAAACGTGTTTGTAAAAAAGGATAAAGATTTTCTTCTATATTATCGAGTAACGGTTTTAAAACATGAGTCATACATTACTGTCAGGAAAATATTTTAGACCCATACCCACTTCTCGATCTGATGCATGATTTTGATAGTTGcaaaaagtatatttcaaatgACTGCATGTTTCATTCAATCAGCTTAAAATTTCAGGGGTATTCGACTTACTGGAGCCCACTGGGGCTTTCAGGCTCCCAAACCACGGGACTAAAAGAGTTGAACCTCATCTCCAAAAAGTTAGGAACGTACCTGGTTTTAAACTTGATGGCTTAAGCGTCGCCAGTATTTTCAGAGAGGGGATTCGTTTCTAATTAGTGGCGTAGATATGGGCGGTTTAGTAGCTTCACTGAATCAGTGCCCCAAAGACACAGACTACGACTCATCTGTTAATTCTGATGCTTCACTCACATCAATGTAACTTATTAAAGCGCTATCTGGGTGTTTTAAGTGATAACAGTGCTGTGTACTTTGCTTTGTATTTAAAGGACATTTGTACATTTATGTCCGTAATATGTCTTTGTAAATACAGAAGCAAGAAAACGCGAGTTTTAGTAGTTCTGTGTGTTTATTTAAGTGCAAACTTATATAATGGGCTACCTACGTTTTGttcaccacggatattgaaataagatttttttgtaatataagcCCCTATGTGTAGTACTGGGCCATCGGAAGGGGTTAACTTCTATAATCGTTATTCAACATTTGaacattctaaataaaataaagtgacaTTTTGTTCACATCATGTGAAATTTGGACATTTTTTCACTTTTTCAAAATTATGGTGTGTTCTGTTCTGAATAAACACTAGTGTTTTCATGCCATGATTTCTTTATGCATTTAGGAACaaaaaacatcatttataaaagCCTCACAAATGCTATGAACCGCCGGGCCTCGACTGCCCTAGTTACGCCACTGTTACTTGTCGTCTTTCTTAGATATAGCTCTTACAAAACAGATAGAGTTGCATGTATATGACGAGAACTCGAAGAACTCAAGCAAGTTTCAACTCGGTATTATCtaatcactactaaattatatttatttactctcAGCGTAATTGAAAGTACGAAGGATCTTTAACCCCAGAAGGTGATTTTATTGTATGACGATTGACTAGTCAGTACCATGCAGATCGGTGAAACACCGAATGTTGTTATTCGCGATGGATCGAGAAACAACTGTTTAGCACGTTTAAATATTTTAGGGTTATGCCAGTAATTATGGTTTCGTTGTTGATCTTCAAGTAGATATGGAGGCTCATGAAATTAATGGTTATTTATGATGCAGAAGGGTTTCTCTCAAACTGCATAACTCGTCTGGATAATAGAAGTATATAATGTGAGCATATtctttgtatatattaaaagtgtaGCCTTAGTTATCCAGGTAAAGCACGAAATTTAAGTTCCTTCATTCTCACAACCTCGCTTgtttaggtttttgttttttaaacaattctTTTGTAGTTTCCGAGTTTAAGAATTTCATCctttatacatatttcatttattctttctTATATCTGGATTAAACAGGTGTTTCTCAGTTGGACTTGCCAAACGAACTTAGCTACTGGGAGTTGGTTGTCATGACCCACATTATCCCTACAAGGACGAAAAATTCTGGAGGTTTCTTGGCATAGTTCGTCAGAGTTTATAATGAAGTAATATATGAATTTCTCACAAGCCTCaaggacaaaaacaaaacaacaaaataatgattCAATGTAAACAGCTTGTGACCTCTTAGAAACCAACCATTTCGTTATTGAACATATCGGAAAAGACGAAGTACCATTATGGTCTGActtcaaatgtaattttttgttttcttgaatttcgcgcaaagctacacaagggctatctgcgctagctgtccctaatttagcagtgtaagactagagggaaggcagctagtcatcaccacccaccaccaactgttgggctactcttttactaacgaatagtgggattgaccgtgacattataacaccctctcagctgaaaggacgagcatgtttggtgtgaccgagattcgaacccgcgaccctcggattacgagtcgagcgccttaaccacctggccatgccgggcctcaaatgTAATTAGTGACGTCTCTTTCATTCACAACATTTATTGAGAGATAATAGAGGACGGatagtatctgatgattatgacaTGGCTGGATTATTAAATGTTTCCTTTTCTTCGATTTGTACTTacgaagatttaagcagtatttcgTATTTTGAACAATTGATAAATGGAAACGAGATCAAACAAGattactgcattaattctgagatgATTAAGAAAATGTTTGTAAGTTTAAACAACGATAAGGCTCCTGGGTCACATAATATTTCCTTAAgggttttgaaggaagttaaacaTAGGATATGTTGAgccactttttattattttatgtaagccattgaatagtggacaagtaccagAGGATTAGAAGTCAGATAATGTAATTTATCTTTTCAAgtaaggtgataaaaattgtcccagtaattataggtccattagtcttacatcagttgtgagaaaagttttggaaaggcTGTTAAAAGATTCTTTGgaaagtcatttaataaagtttagaattttagtGGATAATCAACATGATTTCACTAAGGGTAAACTTCCCTTACAAatgttttgacattctttgaaaatgttactgcttatgtagataagGGTGTAAATTTCACAtctctggattttcagaaagtatttgacagGGTTCCACATAAAAATCGTATAAAAATTGTCTTTGTAGGTGTGGGGGGTAAGTTTgtaaattggatagaagagtggtcAGATAAGAGAAAGTAGAGGGTTGTTAAAAATGGTGTTCAGTCAaaatggattaatgttacaaatggAATATCTCAGGGTTCAGTATAAGGACTTTTGATTATTTTTGATTTGCAGCAATAACACAGATGAAGGAacagtcaataaattatttttatttgtcaatgATATTAAGGTCAGTCTctgaagccatccaagcagtgtgctgttgctagtggtagggcaaataggatctacagaaatattgaatacaagtcttaaagaggttataatttcattatatggGTCACtaattaggccacatttggaaaaCTGTGTTCAGTGTTGTGGCTTCTTACCTTAGAAAATACATAGattgttgaaaatgtttcagagaagggttacttgAATGGTGTCTGGCATGGAAGATTTGTCAtatgaaatctctcaaattgttttctcttgaaaagaaaGAGTTGGGTCAGtatgactgaggtgtttaaggtttcattttcagctaagactgttttacttttctaacagaGTGGTTAGCCTTTAGAATGGGTTGCTTTAAGGtattgtagaggcagtaaattcaaatgaatttaagaaaaagcttgatatgCCTGTGAATGATTAGGCAGTCTTcaagtgtgtgttgttttttttaatttatttagagtgtgaaacagccaagataAACCAATAGCTCCCATGTTTAGAATGTTATGTTATACATTTTGGAATATATGTAAATACTGATATGATTCCATTAAAGCCAACATTTTCAGGTATATACTATAAGTCTATAACTATGAAAGtttcacttattttgtttttaagaaaatcatatttttgtgttagtttatataTCCTTTAATATAGCAAGCAAAACTGGTTTACCATATAAAACTTAATAGCATTAAGAGTTATATCAAAATCTGTTTTCCTGAAAGCTTTATTAGAAAAATTATGGAGAAATATCTGTGTAAAATGAACACTACTCAAGCATTATTGTTTGATGTACATAAATTTCCTCTAACAATAatcttataattaatatttgaaattcttCATATTCACAATTTTGCTAAATCATTCTTAAACCTCATTcacatattaaaagttttttcaAGGTGAAAAGTTTGGTACCAGTATTAGCAGTTGTACCatgtttacaaatttacatataCTTGTTCCAAACAGGTTTGTATTGGTTACACAGCATGCTGTCTAGCAGTTTGAATCAAAAACACATCAAATATTAAACTGAGTGATGggaattattacaatatttgtatACACTTTAACAATATGTGTGAGAAGACCCATTATGATAAAGACCTAAGCATTTACTATATAATACAGAATGAAACAGATCTGAATCAAAGAGATTTTAGTGAATAGACATTTGTAACTAGGTTTCAATAATACATCTTGCAGTTCTTACACTACTGAGTATGTAGTATTCTTAATacttctgtttttcatttttgtattaattaaagtGACAtgtcttttgtattattttatattattgagcataaaatattgttaataattttattccatgttgtttataatatttaaattaaaaatattcacttttaattATTCAGCCTGTCTTAAATTTCCTAAGCACCTATTAGCtctatttagttttataagtaaatagtttattgttgttttgtgccAAACATTccaaaaaaattttgaaaaaaaatcacaagtaaTGAGTTggaaaagtatttattaatagtgatgtaaaataattgttttaataagaaTTAACAGTTTGATTTGTGTAAAAGGATTTCAAAAAGTTAGTGGACTCAAAAGCAACCAGGATTGAAACtctgattttattatttctacgatgttttaatatttgtaaaagtactgattttttttattgttattattctactAGTGGCACCATGAATCAAAAAATCTCTCCGATTCAGCAATACACACGTTGACTCAAAATAACCCTGTTTATTATACAAACTTCAACACTACCCTAGATGTTTTGTTAATTCCCAGAGTTCCAGGAACTCCAGGTCACAAGGAAGTAAAGAAGGCAAGTAGAAAATTTGATCCAACCTTTAAAATGAAAGGATAATGAAtgcataaaaatgtttacaaattaatGGATTCTGGCTATTGAGTTTGTTGGTCAAAAGAAAAAGGGAATGACTGGAAAGCAGCATTACGACATTGGTATCATGGATATTTCTTTACACTAGACACCATAAAAAAATTTTAGTGTACATTCTGAAATGAAAAAAGACATTGAAATTGTAAGTAGtcttattatacttttatttttttttacctgaatgtgaaggtttgtttttgaaagatGAATTTGATGAGGTAAACCAAATTTGTTACAAAGGTTGACAaccattcaataaaattttagtaataattatcctaaatacaaaatatctaataattgaTAACCGATATCtcttatgaaaataatttgcTTAATATTTGATGAGATAGGCCAAAATTagctaaaaacaattaaatatcttTTAGAGACTAAATTATTAGGTTTGAATAATGTAAATTAGAAGTCAAAGATTGCACTTTTGTTTCTATTGGTGAGTTTTGCTAATTACAGGTTCAGTATCTAGGCTTTTGTGTTTCCAATTATATACTtaacaaaatcaaacattttttaatccCCTTTAATTAAATTAGATAATTGaacaaatatttggtaaaatGATTAGAGAAAAGCCAACTAGATCCAAGGTAGAAATGTGAACTTGTGTAAAGTTTTGATTATGTTTAGTTGTTGTCTACATTATGAAACTTGAGTTATATGATGTTTTGATTGAAAGTATTTACTAAAGCATAATAAGACTTAGTTTTTGCTTTATACACCAAAGGCCTTTAAATTATCAAATAGTTCTCTATATAAAACTCAATTTTTGAGTTTCACTTAAACCTCattctaaaattatattgttgtacactgtttttaatattttagtttagttgtttgttAGAGTGAGTTTTTGACATAACATAGTGATAATGATGTATAGAAATTTCTTGAATGTCTAAATATGATGTGATATCCAGATTTGTGGGAAGTATTGGAAAAAAACatgtacaaacaacaatgaaTTGGTCAGACAGAATATTAAATACCTTCAAAAGTAAATTcctttttaaatttcagtttttaaataattgttattatgaaaggtaaaatataataataatgctttcatagattgtttagacagagtattcatgatgaaactttgccTGTtgtggaagactttcaaaacgtcgccctctacacttgtctccacaacaggcagttgccgtccattctacaaagtttcatcaataattatgctgttttttgttttggttatttaGTGGTATGTTTTTCTCTATACCATTTTCTTTTGTAGTTTATCATTGAAACCATGAAATCCCTAGACTGGGATGTTGAAGAAGACAACTTTATTGCACCAACACCATTtggtaaaaaacatttttcaaacatcATGAGTACACTTGATCCTGGTGCTTGTGAAAAGTTGGTGCTTGCCTGTCATTATGACTCAAAGTACAACAGAGAGTATACATTTGTAGGGGCCACTGATTCTGCAGTTCCCTGTACAATGATGATTCACTTGGCTCAAGTCCTTGATAAGCAGttgaaacaacaaagaaaaaaggtttattatttcttatcttttATTATTACGTATGTTTAGATATTAGTGTGGGAAATTTATTGACTACTTGTTTTTGCCTTTGTTATCTATGTTCACGAAAGTTTGATTTGTTGGTAATTACATGGTTATAGGCATTCTAAAGGAAGTGAAAATTGGATGCATTATACATGGCTCTGAAGTACAAgagaaaattttcatatttgaacTCACTGGTAATGCTACTTTCAAAAATGAATTTcagaacatttttttctttctctaataTCAAACTATACAATGTATGTTCTCTTCTAAAAATTCTTGaaccaaatatttaatgttaataatatctacagttaattatttttgtgcttCTTCTTATTAGAATAAAGACCTGactcttcagtttattttttttgatGGAGAGGAGGCCTTGAAACAGTGGAGTAAATCTGATTCTCTATATGGTTCCCGACATCTAGCTGAATTGTTAAACCATCAACCATTTCCTGATGAATACCAACATTGTAGTAAGAATTATGCCACACAGCTCGACAGAATAGTAAGTGCTTAAAGTTTCTTCCTATGCTTTTATAATATAACAAGGTGGATGTGTGTATTCTCAGTTTGCCTTGATTTCCCATAGAGTAGTCTACAGGAATTACAAAAGTGGGAGGATTCATCAGGTACTCTATTACAAATTAGTGCCTGTATTTTATCTGCCTTTGAATGAGCCTCTACACATAAAAAGAGACTGGAAACAGAGTTATAAACAAGCGCAATCTTTATTATAGACAAAGACAAGTTTAACTCTTTAACAAGTGCTTGTGGTAAACTGGAGAAAGGAAAAGAGCTTTATTTACACTCTGTCTCACCAGGGTAACTCTAGCTCTGTTATGCTACAGTAATGCTAGGTCTAAGTTAtgatacattaaaattataagtaCAAAAAAAAGCTTAtcttaaagatatatataatacAGGCTAAATGCAAACAAACTTgtcaggggtttagtttagagagagagaagtctcaagaattctctccccaacaagGGTGATCAGGAACATTGCGGTTCCTCTTCATCCCCTCAtgtgaaagattatttaactgtGCTTGGAATTttgcctgtatttaatttttacttatttaaggTGTTAAAGTGCAGTTGGGCATTATAAAATTCATGGGTGAGATAGGAGGGAGTGAAACAAAGGTAGCACCAGAGAAGCAAGCCAGGCCCTAGCCCAACAAGcaaatatcacttaaatattaatgtaaaacaacCCGATTCAGGGCTGGGCAATAAttttgccttggctgggatctaaagatccaatagCAATCTGTCTCAAAAGGCAATTTCTTTCAGGAGCTTAGCAACAAGAAATAATGCTAGttcattatatttaaacaaataaagacgATATATATGTAACGTTCTCTCTTCTTAGGTGTATTCATCATCCATGTCATTGAGAGCTACTCTCATGTTAACAGGGAGTGTCTTTCTTACCCCTTGGTAATTATGTGGTTCATCTTCAGAACAGACCACTGCTTCTTTTCACAGTATTGTTCATACTATAGTGATCTTCTCCAAAGGAAAACATCACTGACAACTGGAGTGACTTGTTTAGTCCTGTaaataaacaagaagaaaaacttgactgatattttatattaaattaagagTAAACTGTGAAGCACACTGAAAATTGTGATAAACTGTATCAGATAAAGGAGTAGTAAATGCACAATATGTGTACATATCAGAGATATGTTCTGTTGGCTTTTAGAAATCCTGGACAAAAATTTTACAGAAGAATATtaaatcttgtttattgtatcactTTTATTAAGTGCACATCAATGAGGAATATAATGCAACTGTAAAGGTTGAGAACTAAACAGAATGGAAAATAGTTGTATTGCCTCTATGCCAcaacttaaaatgtaattttatttaatttcgatAATAACTAACTAATTTTAGGTCAAACTTATTACAagctgaagtaaaaaaaaacaaacctgttttGAGTTTGATGTCTTAATAAGAGAGCTGCTATAACTTaagtttctttctgtttttctAGCATGCTTTAGTGCTACTGGATCTTGTGGGAGTAGAAAACCCACGTTTCTACAGCTACTTTGAAGACACATATAGTTTGTacaagcagctagtcaacattggTGAGTGTATCAGAAagtattcatatataaataactatgtttGTCAAATTCCTCACCTTCTAGTATAATTATATGGTAACTTGCAAGCAAGGTGTTAGTGCTGCTGGTGTATATTGGAGCATTTGTTTGTGATCCCCTTGTTCACTGTTAGAGATTTTTCAGGCAGTCTAGCACACACTGTCACTCTTTCTCATGAGTTAGCATTAAGCATCTTGTGACTGCTTTAGTTCAAGAACAGGTGGTAGAGTATTAAAGTGGTAAAATATTTGTGTCATATGTTGTGTGTTTATTAAGACGCACAAATACGACATTAAAAAATGTGAAGCACATTAAATAATTAGTGCAgcatatgtttattttacttagatTGGTCTCACAAAAATGGTAATTAGGTTTTGAAAAAGAGATCTTTATCCTAATAGTGACATCACACATGTCTGGTAAATTTTGGCAGGGGATTTGACACTTAAAATTTAGCACAACACTACTGACTGTAAGTAAGGTCCTGTAAGAATAATGTCAACCTCTTAAGGTGTTTAATTCTCAGCTCACTAAGTCTTGGTAATCAAGatgagcaaaatgttttcaaaatatgtgAATCTTAAAATTTCACTTAGATGACAACTCTTTCATTAAGTCAGAGATTTTGATTCAAAGTCTCAttgaaacaaacaagttttaggCCATTAGCATAACACAGTTTAGCTGGAATGAAGGCAATTACTAATGTTCTCTTGTGAGATTTGCCTATTTATAgaaatacatatacatgtatacagGTTAAATGGCAGTTGTTCTTTCCATAAGAGCAAAAATGATATCcccttagtaaatattaaactgtcttcTGTAATTAATAGGAACCTGTTTTGTGAATGGtttgaattatttttcagtttccaTTTTCTTTGTCCAAAAAGAACAGTAATGCCTATAACATATATTCTGCTGATAACATTTCTGACACGACCTGGACTTAATTCGTTATGTTTAAATAGGCTCGAACTTGAAATTTCATAGATCTAAAGCACAGTtgggttaattaattaattaattaattgatataATGAATTATCTAAAAGCATTGATTACATCAATTAGTGTCACATAATTTAATCAACAAATACAAATTCTGATTaaattgattaataaaaataagtatttccTATTATTCCAACAGTTggttaattgaaattatgatgACATTGATTGTTATGTAgccaaataatcaaaattacaattaaattgatTGTAACATAAATGATCAACTAATTGAagttagtattttttattatcttaactACCTATGTAATAGAAATATTGCCACTAAATTTGCTTTTTGTGTGGCAGTTACTAAAACTATTTTGAACTGTTACCTGCTGCcaacttttcttgttttcatactGCTGCCTAGAAGGATTGTTAATGTCTAGTAGCACATTCTGTTAACTATTTTCTGATAAAGAACTGCTGACTAGAGAGAGTCATATTTGTGGCAGTATCTCccataaatgttattttgttattattgaacTACTAAtttgagggaaggcaactagctgGCAGCACCTGCAATCAACCTTTCCTGTTGTTGAATTGTTAACTAGAAGGAATAAACATAACTGATCAATTGGgccataaattaatttattaccaaATTAATCACCCAGCTTTAATCTAAACAAATGCTCTGTTTAAAATGCTACTGATGTGTTAGgaataagtttaatatttgttgGATACTCAATAGCTGTTTTAACTTCAAGACAGAAACTTGTACAGTTGTAACAATTACATGTTGAAATTTAGGAACATTATTGTATTTATGCTATGGCAAACTGCTATAGTGCTTTACATCTGTCAACAGTTGTCTTTTTATGTACttagattaatttgtttataagagtagcatctatttttttttcttccgtGTTCCCTTTTCCTGTAAAATCTTCATAAGATTCCATATAACATGTATAAACAGATATTTACCCTGATTGAGTTTTGGTAAGTATCTGATAAGTTCctgtttttgatgttttaaaaaagaaGTTTTATGTCATCTTCATGAGTTTGGAACATACTGTTATGTTTTCCAAATCAAAGCATCCAGACCTTTAAACCTTGTAGTCAAGTCTTCTTTGTCGAGGCTTCTTGAGGTTGTATCATGTTATCTAATTTTCAAAATCTACTGACAGGGAATATAAACGTGTAAAATAATCAAACTCTAGATTTCATTAAACTGGAACCAAATTTTCAAATTCCAGGCTTCATGCCTTCAAAATCTAGGGTTTGGGAGCTGAAACAGGTTTTCAAGTCTTCAATCTTCAGGTTACATGGGTTTGAAATGTGCCAAATCTTCAAACTTCAGATTTTTGAGCTTGAAATCATGCTGTCAAGATTTTAAATTCCAGATATCATaaagttttaacttatttttcaaaactcCAAGCTTCTTGAGATTGGAACCATGTTGGCATGTGTTTAAACTCCATGCTTTATAAAACTGGAATAATACTGTCAAGTTATCAGACTCCAGTCTTTATGTAGTTTGATCATATTGTTGCTTCCACATTTCAGGTAGTTGCagtatattaaaatttcaatttttaattgttGTCTAgtgtttacagtgtttgtgaaaATTTGCTTGTATAGTAGACTGAT from Tachypleus tridentatus isolate NWPU-2018 chromosome 1, ASM421037v1, whole genome shotgun sequence harbors:
- the LOC143252836 gene encoding glutaminyl-peptide cyclotransferase-like isoform X1 codes for the protein MLSKVLSLMFLHILVALIQIFNSALSDLSVPTENMWHHESKNLSDSAIHTLTQNNPVYYTNFNTTLDVLLIPRVPGTPGHKEVKKFIIETMKSLDWDVEEDNFIAPTPFGKKHFSNIMSTLDPGACEKLVLACHYDSKYNREYTFVGATDSAVPCTMMIHLAQVLDKQLKQQRKKNKDLTLQFIFFDGEEALKQWSKSDSLYGSRHLAELLNHQPFPDEYQHCSKNYATQLDRIHALVLLDLVGVENPRFYSYFEDTYSLYKQLVNIENRLNDMKELEVLSSQLATSYFKNINLFSFVQDDHIPFLERGVSVVHLIPSPFPYIWHRDIDDREHLHHPTINNLNKIFRVFVAQYLHLDVPETGILNS
- the LOC143252836 gene encoding glutaminyl-peptide cyclotransferase-like isoform X2: MKDWTVEVDEDMMTSDLKHHLWFGVAEIPTEYWHHESKNLSDSAIHTLTQNNPVYYTNFNTTLDVLLIPRVPGTPGHKEVKKFIIETMKSLDWDVEEDNFIAPTPFGKKHFSNIMSTLDPGACEKLVLACHYDSKYNREYTFVGATDSAVPCTMMIHLAQVLDKQLKQQRKKNKDLTLQFIFFDGEEALKQWSKSDSLYGSRHLAELLNHQPFPDEYQHCSKNYATQLDRIHALVLLDLVGVENPRFYSYFEDTYSLYKQLVNIENRLNDMKELEVLSSQLATSYFKNINLFSFVQDDHIPFLERGVSVVHLIPSPFPYIWHRDIDDREHLHHPTINNLNKIFRVFVAQYLHLDVPETGILNS
- the LOC143252836 gene encoding glutaminyl-peptide cyclotransferase-like isoform X3 produces the protein MYMTRTRRTQASFNSWHHESKNLSDSAIHTLTQNNPVYYTNFNTTLDVLLIPRVPGTPGHKEVKKFIIETMKSLDWDVEEDNFIAPTPFGKKHFSNIMSTLDPGACEKLVLACHYDSKYNREYTFVGATDSAVPCTMMIHLAQVLDKQLKQQRKKNKDLTLQFIFFDGEEALKQWSKSDSLYGSRHLAELLNHQPFPDEYQHCSKNYATQLDRIHALVLLDLVGVENPRFYSYFEDTYSLYKQLVNIENRLNDMKELEVLSSQLATSYFKNINLFSFVQDDHIPFLERGVSVVHLIPSPFPYIWHRDIDDREHLHHPTINNLNKIFRVFVAQYLHLDVPETGILNS